Proteins from one Enterobacter bugandensis genomic window:
- a CDS encoding multidrug efflux MFS transporter: MESWKVNLISVWFGCFFTGLAISQILPFLPLYVSQLGVSSHEALSMWSGLTFSVTFLVSAIVSPMWGSLADRKGRKLMLLRASLGMAIAILLQAFATNVWQLFFLRAVMGLTSGYIPNAMALVASQVPRERSGWALSTLSTAQISGVIGGPLLGGFLADHVGLRAVFIITAILLVISFLVTLFLIKEGGRPVISKSERLSGKAVFASLPYPGLVISLFVTTMVIQLCNGSVGPILALFIKSMEPDSNNIAFLSGMIAAVPGVSALISAPRLGKLGDRIGTARILMATLIFAVVLFFAMSFVTSPLQLGVLRFLLGFADGAMLPAVQTLLVKYSSDQVTGRIFGYNQSFMYLGNVAGPLIGASVSAMAGFRWVFAATAIVVLINIIQLAIALRRRRQIAEAKSAK, from the coding sequence ATGGAATCCTGGAAAGTTAATCTCATCTCGGTCTGGTTCGGCTGCTTCTTCACCGGGCTTGCCATCAGCCAGATCCTGCCGTTCCTGCCGCTGTACGTGTCACAGCTGGGGGTCAGCTCCCACGAAGCGCTGTCCATGTGGTCCGGGCTGACGTTCAGCGTCACGTTTCTGGTCTCCGCCATTGTGTCACCGATGTGGGGCAGTCTGGCGGATAGGAAAGGGCGCAAGCTGATGCTGCTGCGCGCCTCCCTCGGGATGGCGATTGCTATTCTGCTCCAGGCCTTCGCCACCAACGTCTGGCAGCTGTTTTTCCTGCGGGCGGTGATGGGGCTGACGTCCGGGTATATTCCCAACGCCATGGCGCTGGTTGCCTCTCAGGTGCCGCGCGAGCGCAGCGGCTGGGCGCTGAGTACGCTCTCCACCGCCCAGATCAGCGGCGTTATCGGCGGCCCGCTGCTGGGAGGCTTTCTGGCTGACCATGTCGGTCTGCGCGCGGTATTCATCATCACCGCAATCCTGCTGGTGATCAGCTTTCTGGTTACGCTCTTTCTTATCAAAGAGGGGGGCCGCCCCGTTATCAGTAAATCTGAGCGCCTGAGCGGCAAGGCCGTCTTCGCCTCGCTGCCATACCCGGGACTCGTGATTAGCCTGTTTGTCACCACCATGGTGATCCAGCTCTGCAACGGTTCGGTCGGCCCGATTCTGGCGCTGTTTATCAAGTCGATGGAGCCGGACAGCAACAATATCGCCTTTCTCAGCGGCATGATTGCCGCCGTGCCGGGCGTCTCCGCGCTGATCTCTGCCCCGCGTCTGGGAAAACTGGGCGACAGGATCGGCACGGCGCGCATCCTGATGGCGACGCTGATATTTGCGGTGGTGCTCTTTTTCGCCATGTCGTTTGTTACCTCTCCGCTTCAGCTGGGCGTGCTGCGGTTTTTACTCGGCTTTGCGGATGGCGCTATGTTGCCCGCCGTACAGACATTGCTGGTCAAATATTCCAGCGACCAGGTCACGGGGCGTATTTTTGGCTATAACCAGTCGTTTATGTATTTAGGCAACGTCGCCGGTCCGCTTATTGGTGCGTCCGTTTCTGCAATGGCGGGTTTTCGCTGGGTATTTGCCGCGACGGCGATTGTCGTTTTAATCAATATTATCCAGCTGGCTATTGCCCTGCGTCGCCGCAGACAAATAGCGGAAGCGAAATCAGCGAAATAA
- the iraP gene encoding anti-adapter protein IraP, whose translation MKNLIAELLVKLAQKEEESKELVAQVEALEIVVTALLRQMATSDQQALIESIEGALDKARPDTQVPPQDAELLQQYVKKLLRHPRS comes from the coding sequence ATGAAAAATCTCATTGCTGAGTTGCTGGTTAAGCTTGCACAAAAGGAAGAGGAGTCGAAAGAGCTGGTCGCCCAGGTCGAAGCGCTGGAAATAGTTGTCACCGCGCTGCTGCGGCAGATGGCAACATCGGATCAGCAGGCGTTAATTGAAAGCATTGAAGGAGCGCTGGATAAGGCGCGGCCCGATACGCAGGTTCCGCCACAAGATGCCGAGTTGCTGCAGCAATACGTAAAGAAGCTGTTGAGGCATCCGCGCAGTTAA
- the adrA gene encoding diguanylate cyclase AdrA, whose amino-acid sequence MMNDDIYYYKKRIREEWSLTLSQDDPHRTGIQFARRARLARVVGLAAMFVPVAEILVSHFLPGGWWLLLVGWAFIWPHFAWQLSCRAASPHQQEIFNLKMDAVIAGVWIGVMGMYVLPTAALVMMVGMNMMGSGGCRLFIAGIVLTLLTALLTLPLAGRAQPFNPGALEWGLTLPVLMLYPMLFAWLSHRTAVRLAEHKRRLEMMSTRDGMTGVFNRRHWEMLLRNEFEHCRRSHCTATILLIDIDHFKNINDTWGHDAGDKAIVAITRQLQMSVRSGDAIGRFGGDEFAVIMSQTAAESAIAVMSRVHARLETLSLPCAPKEPLRISVGVAPWGPQFVHYREWLKAADVALYKAKNAGRGRTEVAA is encoded by the coding sequence ATGATGAATGATGACATTTATTACTACAAAAAGCGCATTCGGGAAGAGTGGAGTTTAACCCTTTCTCAGGATGACCCTCACCGTACCGGCATCCAGTTTGCCAGGCGAGCCCGGCTGGCGCGCGTTGTCGGTCTGGCGGCGATGTTTGTCCCGGTGGCGGAAATTCTGGTCAGCCATTTTTTACCCGGCGGCTGGTGGTTGTTGCTGGTGGGGTGGGCATTCATCTGGCCGCACTTTGCCTGGCAGTTATCCTGCCGCGCCGCTTCACCTCATCAGCAGGAAATTTTTAACCTCAAGATGGATGCCGTTATCGCCGGGGTCTGGATCGGCGTGATGGGGATGTATGTATTACCCACAGCGGCGCTGGTGATGATGGTGGGGATGAATATGATGGGCTCTGGCGGCTGCCGCCTTTTTATCGCGGGGATCGTGCTCACCCTGCTTACTGCGCTGCTTACGTTACCGCTTGCTGGCAGAGCGCAGCCCTTTAATCCGGGGGCGCTGGAGTGGGGCTTAACGCTTCCTGTCCTTATGCTTTATCCCATGCTGTTTGCCTGGCTTAGCCATCGAACGGCCGTCAGGCTGGCGGAACATAAGCGGCGGCTGGAAATGATGAGCACCCGTGACGGTATGACCGGGGTCTTTAACCGCCGACATTGGGAAATGCTGCTGCGCAATGAATTTGAGCACTGTCGCCGGAGCCACTGCACCGCCACGATATTGCTGATTGATATCGACCACTTTAAAAACATCAACGATACCTGGGGGCACGACGCAGGCGACAAGGCCATCGTGGCCATTACCCGCCAGCTTCAGATGTCGGTACGGTCAGGCGATGCGATAGGCCGGTTTGGCGGGGATGAGTTCGCGGTGATTATGTCCCAGACGGCCGCTGAAAGCGCCATCGCCGTCATGTCGCGGGTTCACGCGCGGCTGGAAACGCTGTCGTTACCCTGCGCGCCGAAGGAGCCTCTGCGCATCAGCGTGGGCGTGGCCCCCTGGGGGCCGCAGTTTGTACACTATCGGGAATGGTTGAAGGCGGCAGATGTGGCGCTGTATAAGGCGAAAAATGCCGGGCGCGGCCGCACCGAAGTGGCCGCCTGA
- a CDS encoding extensin-like domain-containing protein, with amino-acid sequence MKGKTLLTIFILGAIAMAGYRWLPSYYNPFTPLNLDDPPGRITQYKLRRLTPEACASLLAQANQKNLIRTQAVADSGGECPLNNVVRVRDFGPVSLNGSFLASCPLALSSALFVSQQARPLTKRFTGSELTRIEHLGSFACRNIYHRPDARRSEHATAEALDIAAFRLANGERVTVLNGWKSAKMQPWLKALLAASCGYYGNGLGPEYNAAHASHFHLGMRGFGLCR; translated from the coding sequence GTGAAAGGAAAAACGCTGCTGACCATTTTCATCCTTGGGGCAATCGCAATGGCGGGCTATCGCTGGCTGCCGTCTTACTACAACCCTTTCACGCCGCTGAACCTGGACGACCCGCCTGGCCGTATTACCCAGTATAAGCTACGGCGCTTAACGCCCGAAGCCTGCGCGAGTCTGTTAGCGCAGGCTAATCAAAAAAACCTGATCCGCACGCAGGCGGTCGCTGACAGCGGCGGGGAATGCCCGCTGAACAACGTCGTGCGCGTGCGTGACTTTGGCCCGGTGAGCCTGAACGGCAGTTTTCTTGCCAGCTGTCCGCTGGCGCTCAGCTCAGCCCTGTTTGTCAGCCAGCAGGCCCGGCCCCTGACTAAACGCTTTACCGGCAGTGAACTGACGCGCATTGAGCACCTCGGCAGCTTTGCCTGCCGCAATATCTACCACCGGCCCGATGCGCGGCGCAGCGAGCATGCCACGGCAGAGGCGCTGGATATCGCCGCTTTTCGGCTGGCGAACGGAGAGCGCGTTACGGTACTTAACGGCTGGAAATCGGCAAAAATGCAGCCATGGCTGAAGGCTCTGCTGGCGGCAAGCTGCGGTTACTACGGAAACGGTCTTGGGCCGGAATATAACGCGGCGCACGCCAGCCATTTTCATCTGGGAATGCGCGGCTTTGGTCTCTGCCGCTGA
- the psiF gene encoding phosphate starvation-inducible protein PsiF: protein MKTTLLVTLLSGLFLISSANAEEKTLTPQQQRMTTCNQQATSQSLKGDARKTYMSDCLKNGAAKPGEKSLTPQQQKMRECNAKATEQSLKGDDRSKFMSACLKKKV from the coding sequence ATGAAAACAACATTACTGGTTACTCTGCTCTCCGGCCTGTTCCTGATCTCCTCGGCGAACGCGGAAGAAAAAACATTAACGCCGCAACAGCAACGCATGACCACCTGTAATCAACAGGCGACGTCCCAGAGTCTGAAGGGGGATGCACGTAAAACCTACATGAGCGACTGCCTGAAAAACGGCGCCGCGAAACCCGGCGAAAAAAGCCTGACGCCGCAGCAGCAAAAAATGCGCGAGTGTAATGCGAAAGCAACCGAACAGTCCCTCAAGGGCGACGATCGCAGCAAGTTCATGAGTGCCTGCCTGAAGAAAAAAGTGTAG
- the proC gene encoding pyrroline-5-carboxylate reductase: MDKKIGFIGCGNMGKAILGGLIASGQVLPGQIWVYTPSPDNVAALRDQYGINAAESAQEVAQVADIVFGAVKPNIMIKVLSDITSSLNKETLVVSIAAGVTLDQLARALGHDRKIVRAMPNTPSLVNAGMTSVTPNALVTSEEVADVLNIFRCFGEAEVIAESMIHPVVGVSGSAPAYVFMFLEAMADAAVLGGMPRAQAYKFAAQAVMGSAKMVLETGKHPGELKDMVCSPAGTTIEAVRVLEERGFRSAVIEAMAKCMEKSEKLSKS; this comes from the coding sequence ATGGACAAGAAAATCGGGTTTATCGGCTGCGGTAACATGGGCAAAGCCATCCTGGGCGGCCTGATCGCCAGCGGGCAGGTTCTGCCGGGTCAGATTTGGGTTTATACCCCGTCACCGGATAACGTCGCCGCGTTGCGCGATCAATACGGGATCAACGCCGCCGAAAGCGCGCAGGAGGTGGCCCAGGTTGCCGATATCGTCTTTGGTGCCGTTAAGCCGAACATCATGATCAAAGTGTTAAGCGACATCACCTCCAGCCTGAATAAAGAGACGCTGGTCGTGTCGATTGCCGCAGGCGTGACGCTCGATCAGCTGGCGCGCGCGCTGGGCCACGATCGTAAAATCGTCCGCGCGATGCCGAATACCCCCTCACTGGTCAACGCCGGTATGACCTCCGTCACCCCTAACGCGCTGGTGACTTCAGAAGAGGTGGCGGACGTGCTAAACATTTTCCGCTGCTTCGGCGAGGCGGAAGTGATTGCAGAATCCATGATCCATCCAGTAGTCGGCGTGAGCGGTTCAGCCCCCGCGTACGTTTTCATGTTTTTAGAAGCGATGGCGGACGCCGCCGTGCTTGGCGGTATGCCGCGCGCGCAGGCGTATAAATTCGCCGCGCAGGCAGTGATGGGCTCCGCCAAAATGGTGCTGGAGACCGGTAAACACCCGGGTGAACTGAAGGATATGGTCTGCTCCCCGGCCGGTACCACCATCGAAGCGGTGCGGGTGCTGGAAGAACGCGGGTTCCGTTCTGCGGTTATCGAAGCGATGGCAAAATGCATGGAAAAATCAGAGAAGCTGAGTAAATCCTGA